The genomic segment CGCAATTACGAACCCACCATGAAACACGGTGAGGAGGGCGTCAAGCAGTGTGGTTACAAAGCTTACGTTGGCGGAGACTATGAACAAGGTAGCAACCAGCAGCTCGACTACTGTATGAATCGGAAGTTTTATGGGAGAAAAAGATGCGCCGAACCAAGGTCGCGTGTTTAAGTACGTAGCGGTCTAAAGCAATGAGAATTGCTATCACTCTAACGTTTCACTCAGTGCATCAGTATCTTCATGTTAAGACAGTCTGCCAAAACTAAACTGCAAAAAATATCACCTCAGCCCCTGCTAGAAGTGGCATACGATCTTCGGTACTTTGGCTTACCCGAACCGTTTAGAACAGTACGTCCCCATTCTCTTCTTTCTTATATCAATCTTTTCTTCTTACAAGAACTAGCGCAGCGATTAGAACGGGAAGAAATTCCTGGCGATTTTGTCGAGTGTGGTGTTTACCGGGGAGGGAGTGCAGGTGTATTAGGTTACGAAGCAAAGCGTTCTAAATTTAGCCGCAAGCTATGGCTCTATGACTCGTTTGCAGGGATGCCAGAAACCATGGAAAAGGATGATGATTCTTCGCGTTCGCTTACAGGTTCTTATATTGGCTCTGAGAAGCAAACTCGCCGAATTATGCATCGGCTAAAGGTTCCAGAGGAACAATATACGATTGTCGTTGGGTTATTCGAGGATACATTTCCTCTAGCAGAACGAGTGAAAATTGCATTATTACACATTGATTGTGATTTCTATAATCCCGTCAAACTGTCTTTAGAGAAATTTTATGAATCCGTTCAACCTGGGGGTTATGTACTGTTAAACGATTATGGTTATTTTCAAGGGAGTCGGTTAGCCACTGATGAATTTATCAGTCAGTTGAACCATCCCGTGCATCTGGTACAGATTGACAAAGAAGCTTATTACTTTCAAAAACCAAAGCTGAACTCTGGAAATATTACATCGTAGTTAGATAATTTGCTGGGATAGCGTCGTCAAGTTAATTGCAGACTAAGAATAGCCCAAGAATCGGATGAAAATTTTGCTCTACTCTTCTGTATTTTGGCCTTCTTTGGGTGGCGTTGAGACTATCACGGCTACACTCGCTGAAAATATTGTTCGGTTAGGACAGGAATGCATCGTTGTCACAGAAACGCCTTCTGAGCAAGAAGATAACCGGAGTTATAGAGTGGTTAGACAGCCAAAACTGAGAGAGCGATTTGATCTGACACGTCAATGTGACTTAGTACATTCCAATGGTGCAAGTATTGCCCTGTTTCCTTTTGCCAAATTGAATAATAAACCTTTCATTTGGACACACAATGGCTATCAAGTTTCCTGTGTTGATGGTTTGGGTTGGGTAGATGGTGAACCAGCTCCCCTCACTCCCATACCTTCCTTAATTTACCACTTTCAAAAAAAAGGTTTAATTCACTTTTTACGTGAGTCTATTAAGTTAGGAATTAGGCGTTATGTTGCTGCTCAGGTAGATTTGAATATTGCGGCTACAGAGTGGGTGGCTAAACGACAACCTTTAAAAAATCAAATCGTATCCTACACTCCCTATCCCCTCAATCAATTCAAATTATCAAAAAACGGAGTATCTAAAAAATATGATTATATCTATGTGGGTCGCTTAGTTAGTGAGAAGGGTGTCCCCGATTTAATTAAGGCATTTCATTTACTACTTTTTTCTCCTAATGGCCGAGGAAAAAAACTGGCTATTGTAGGCGAAGGGAATATAAGATCAGACTTGGGAAAGCTGGTATCAGAACTACAACTTACCGAGCATGTATTTTTCTTAGGTTCTCAATATGGTAAAGACTTAATAGAAATTATTGCTCAAAGCAAGATTGCTGTTGTTCCCTCAGTTTGGGAAGAACCGATGGGAGGAGTAGCCTTAGAATTATTGGCGGCTGGTAAAAATATTATTGTATCTGAGTTTGGAGGCCATGCAGAATGTGTAGGTAACGCTGGTTTGAAATTTAAGAATGGAGACTACGAATCGCTTTATGAATGTATGATAAAACTTCTCACTGATGAGTCATTGGCTAAACAACAACTAGAAAATTCTTCTTTTCAAGTTGAAAAATTTGATGAATTACATCTGACGGAAAAATATATAAATATATATAAGTCTTTATTAAATCATCGCTAAGTAAGTTTAAGGGAGGGAAGTTTAGAGAAACATCAATGATCGATTTCAATATTTTGTTAATTTATTAAACCCATGAATTAATCAAATGAGGAACTTAGACTTGTATAACCAAGATTATTATAGTAGTCATTATGCACAAATATTTGCAGATAAAAAATATTATGAAATTCTTTCTTTATATTGGAAAAACATAATTTTTGAGCAAAACAAACTCGATTCTGATTCATCGGTTTTAGATTTTGGCTGTGGTTTAGGACAGGTTTCAGCCGCTCTAAAAAATGTTACATTTTTTGATTATTCAGACTATGCTGTTAATTTTTTGAACCAAAATGGAAAAAAGGCTTTAAACCGTGTAGAAAGTATTCCTAAAAACTATTTTGATTTTTTACTTTCTTCTCACTCACTGGAACATTCACCAACACCAGCAGAAGATTTGAAAAATTTTCATCGCTACCTCAAACCGGGAGGTCAATTAATTCTTATCCTTCCCGTAGAAGTCGATTTAAAACCGAGTTTAAAGCCAGATTCTAATCAACATTTTCAATGCTGGACATTTCAAACTATCACTAATCTTCTAGTTTACTGCGGCTGGCGTCCTGTTCACCAAGATCTTATTTATGGCCCTTTTCTGTTGAAAACGCTTGGCTCCATAGTTTCTCAGCATCAAGCCGTCAAAATTGCCTATCGGCTCAGTAATCTAAAAAAGAACTACCCCTCACTTTTGACAATTGCTGAATCAATTAATTAATCTATAAAATCTCTAAAGGTTCATTGAGTGAAGCTGGTAATTGCTCTATTCGCTTGTGTCGTTATCTTTTATCTTTCAGCTTTGAAGTGGCGTCGTTCCGTAAAAGCTGTCTTTATTCTTCTAGTTTTTGAGGGCGCACTGCGAAAGTGGGTACTGCCTCAGGCTAGTGAGATGATTTATTTTCTCAAAGATGTGGTATTGATCGGTGCATATTTGAATTTTTATGCCTTCTCAGTTCCTAAAGACAAGTTACCCAAAAAAGGAGGAAGACAAATTGTTAATGTTTTGATATTTATTGCTATGGGCTGGTGCATTTTCCAGGCGTTTAATCCTAGCTTAGGGTCGCCGTTAGTTGGCATTTTTGGACTCAGAGGCTATCTGGTATACATCCCCTTGATTTGGATGATTCCATATTTGTTTGAGTCAGAAGATGAACTTTTCAAATTTTTGCGATCGCACCTCCTGCTAACTATACCTTGTGGCCTCATCGGTATTGTTCAGTTCTTTAGCCCTTATGACAGTTTTATTAATGCTTATGCTGACGAAGCAGCAGTCGGAAAAGCTACATTCGGAGCAACATCAGCAGTCCGCATCACGGGCACCTTTTCCTATATTAATAACTACGCTGTCTATCTGATAGTCTGCTTTGCCTTACTGATAGCCCTGCTTTCAGTCAAACAGTCGCTAAAATGGCAAATTATCGGTGTTATAGCCCTATTTTTAGTGAGCATTAATTCCTTCATGACTGGTTCTCGTACCACAATTTTAGCTGAAGTTTTATTTTTAATAGGTTATTTCTGTGCGAAAGGATTGACTCGACCTTCCAGCGCAGTGCGTCTGCTCAAAAAGTTAATTGTGCCTACTATAATTGTTGCAATTGCTGGCTTTATCTGGTTTAGTCCGGCAATCGAAGCTTTTTGGCTGCGTACAACATCTAATAAAGATGTATCTGGACGAATTTTACTCAGTTTCACGGAGCCTATTGACTTTATCAAATATAAAGAACTGGATGGCTTTGGCACTGGCGCAACCCATCAAGCTGCCCCCACAATTCGCCTAATCTTGAATTTACCACCGGGTGAAGTTATTCCAACTTATTTTGAACCAGAAATGGGCAGAATTGCTTTAGAG from the Microcoleus sp. AS-A8 genome contains:
- a CDS encoding TylF/MycF family methyltransferase gives rise to the protein MLRQSAKTKLQKISPQPLLEVAYDLRYFGLPEPFRTVRPHSLLSYINLFFLQELAQRLEREEIPGDFVECGVYRGGSAGVLGYEAKRSKFSRKLWLYDSFAGMPETMEKDDDSSRSLTGSYIGSEKQTRRIMHRLKVPEEQYTIVVGLFEDTFPLAERVKIALLHIDCDFYNPVKLSLEKFYESVQPGGYVLLNDYGYFQGSRLATDEFISQLNHPVHLVQIDKEAYYFQKPKLNSGNITS
- a CDS encoding glycosyltransferase family 4 protein, producing MKILLYSSVFWPSLGGVETITATLAENIVRLGQECIVVTETPSEQEDNRSYRVVRQPKLRERFDLTRQCDLVHSNGASIALFPFAKLNNKPFIWTHNGYQVSCVDGLGWVDGEPAPLTPIPSLIYHFQKKGLIHFLRESIKLGIRRYVAAQVDLNIAATEWVAKRQPLKNQIVSYTPYPLNQFKLSKNGVSKKYDYIYVGRLVSEKGVPDLIKAFHLLLFSPNGRGKKLAIVGEGNIRSDLGKLVSELQLTEHVFFLGSQYGKDLIEIIAQSKIAVVPSVWEEPMGGVALELLAAGKNIIVSEFGGHAECVGNAGLKFKNGDYESLYECMIKLLTDESLAKQQLENSSFQVEKFDELHLTEKYINIYKSLLNHR
- a CDS encoding class I SAM-dependent methyltransferase, whose translation is MYNQDYYSSHYAQIFADKKYYEILSLYWKNIIFEQNKLDSDSSVLDFGCGLGQVSAALKNVTFFDYSDYAVNFLNQNGKKALNRVESIPKNYFDFLLSSHSLEHSPTPAEDLKNFHRYLKPGGQLILILPVEVDLKPSLKPDSNQHFQCWTFQTITNLLVYCGWRPVHQDLIYGPFLLKTLGSIVSQHQAVKIAYRLSNLKKNYPSLLTIAESIN
- a CDS encoding O-antigen polysaccharide polymerase Wzy, yielding MKLVIALFACVVIFYLSALKWRRSVKAVFILLVFEGALRKWVLPQASEMIYFLKDVVLIGAYLNFYAFSVPKDKLPKKGGRQIVNVLIFIAMGWCIFQAFNPSLGSPLVGIFGLRGYLVYIPLIWMIPYLFESEDELFKFLRSHLLLTIPCGLIGIVQFFSPYDSFINAYADEAAVGKATFGATSAVRITGTFSYINNYAVYLIVCFALLIALLSVKQSLKWQIIGVIALFLVSINSFMTGSRTTILAEVLFLIGYFCAKGLTRPSSAVRLLKKLIVPTIIVAIAGFIWFSPAIEAFWLRTTSNKDVSGRILLSFTEPIDFIKYKELDGFGTGATHQAAPTIRLILNLPPGEVIPTYFEPEMGRIALELGPLGFLFWYGLRVSILIMLLRTFLSLKTRFLRELALVAFLLQLIQINGFLVFHHTYAVYYWFLSSFIFLLPRLEQIENWQREQQFWQEHVLSSYFPNSSYR